Proteins found in one Deltaproteobacteria bacterium IMCC39524 genomic segment:
- a CDS encoding protein-L-isoaspartate(D-aspartate) O-methyltransferase → MKVDRLEEMLRTIDAEARATAFLTGRSSFAPRVMEAFEQVPRTAFVPPELIDYAYDNRPLPIGRGQTISQPYIVALMTDLLEPRSNQTVLEVGTGSGYQAAILAQLVQHVYSLEIIPLLAVEAAALLARLGYANISVKTGNGHIGWPEHAPYDGIIITAAATYLSLALLDQLKPGGRLVVPFGRPHMTQELMLVEKGIGGKFHSRKILDVAFVPMMDEAHDSSITHGEG, encoded by the coding sequence ATGAAAGTTGACAGACTTGAAGAGATGTTGCGCACCATTGACGCAGAGGCCCGAGCCACAGCTTTTCTGACGGGCCGTTCGAGTTTCGCCCCCCGGGTCATGGAGGCGTTTGAACAAGTACCGCGTACAGCTTTTGTACCGCCGGAATTGATTGACTATGCCTATGATAACAGACCTCTGCCGATCGGTCGGGGACAGACCATTTCGCAGCCCTATATTGTCGCCTTAATGACCGATCTGCTAGAACCGCGATCAAACCAAACTGTTCTCGAAGTCGGTACCGGTTCCGGCTACCAGGCCGCCATCCTTGCGCAACTGGTGCAACATGTCTACAGCCTGGAAATCATCCCTTTGCTGGCTGTCGAGGCGGCCGCTTTGCTCGCCCGGCTGGGTTATGCCAACATCAGTGTTAAGACCGGCAACGGCCACATCGGCTGGCCCGAACACGCCCCCTATGACGGCATCATCATAACGGCCGCCGCGACCTACCTGTCGCTCGCACTGCTCGACCAGTTGAAGCCAGGCGGCCGACTGGTTGTTCCTTTCGGGCGGCCTCATATGACGCAGGAACTGATGCTGGTCGAAAAAGGCATCGGCGGCAAATTCCACAGTCGGAAAATTCTCGACGTCGCTTTCGTGCCAATGATGGACGAGGCTCATGATTCGTCGATCACTCATGGGGAGGGGTAA
- a CDS encoding SRPBCC family protein, with protein sequence MPRFNYESIIGAPANLVFDWHHDPAAIEKLTPPWEPVKVVGTPASIDETGSRTTLELSMFGVMRLHWVAEHRNYKLGKSFQDVQISGPFASWCHTHEVEAIDDNSCLYKDSIDYQLPLGKLGELFGGWFVRRKLKKMFCYRHQLVKQECEGFAAANNHGNGASAGIKQ encoded by the coding sequence ATGCCTCGCTTTAATTACGAATCTATTATCGGTGCACCTGCAAATCTTGTATTTGACTGGCACCACGATCCAGCAGCCATCGAAAAACTCACCCCACCATGGGAGCCTGTGAAGGTGGTGGGTACGCCGGCCAGCATTGACGAGACTGGTTCCCGCACCACTCTGGAACTAAGCATGTTCGGTGTCATGCGCTTGCACTGGGTAGCGGAACACCGCAACTACAAACTAGGTAAGTCTTTTCAGGATGTACAAATCAGTGGCCCCTTTGCCAGCTGGTGCCATACCCATGAGGTGGAAGCGATTGATGACAACAGCTGTCTGTATAAGGACAGCATAGATTATCAATTGCCACTTGGTAAACTGGGAGAATTGTTTGGTGGCTGGTTTGTACGCCGCAAGCTGAAGAAAATGTTTTGCTATCGTCACCAACTGGTCAAACAGGAATGTGAGGGATTTGCCGCTGCCAACAACCACGGCAACGGTGCATCGGCCGGGATAAAGCAATAG
- a CDS encoding spermidine synthase-like protein, giving the protein MIGLCNRKHLSLALVSAALLAFQIALLQILATSQWHHFAYLVISIALLGFGAAGTLLALTRRWMTARQAQLLPLLLCCCAVTLAGSLAMTQSLFGGFDSFLMFVDIGEVLKLAAVALLLLLPFTCGALTIGLIFTLETERIGSYYFANMFGSGLGCLLGLAGLSLLLPQHLPPCFGFLVLAAAALLLPGSRPATRVFLVVSLVLVTIFLVQATELELSQYKDLRRALDLPEATILANQPAAAGQIHIVDAPVLRGAEGVSLNWSGEMPQAPAVFINGDSIGSLPQAAGGDSPRNASTFALPYALGIPRRVLVLDAGTGVDVAMAIEQGAETVVAVEAHKPLVELLRTTAPTRVSRIFNNPRVTWQTLVSRTWLARDQQQYDLIILPKVGGFGGNAGLFALHEQPLLTREALQQAWSKLSPQGLLTVTSWVDYPVRTPLRLLATLVETLEEAGVTTPHDRIAAVRSWGTLTFNIKRTPYTKVELAAIRSFAKRWAFDPALLPDLRPEERQHFNRLQDDSLFQLFDAVLGSERAQLYNNYAFRIKPVDDDQPFFSQFLRWSQLNALTSLYGQRNLPFIELGMLVAVLAAGVLSLLATLLILLPLTRLPKGSGTHWQVLIYFGGLGVGYMWTELALIHCFVLYLGHPVYATALVVAVLLIGSATGSALTGRFRVCRPWRWTAATSSILLLYVMLLGMLLETTLPLAMPLRTALAVLVLAPAAVIMGMPFPLGLRLLNQAHRAEVPWAWGINSCLSVVGAVLATLLAVEFGYSLLLLLAATAYLLPTTIRFRVS; this is encoded by the coding sequence ATGATCGGGCTGTGTAACCGCAAACACCTGTCACTGGCCCTGGTCTCTGCCGCCCTGCTCGCCTTTCAGATAGCGCTGCTGCAAATCCTGGCCACCAGTCAATGGCACCATTTCGCCTACCTGGTTATTTCGATCGCCCTGCTCGGCTTCGGCGCTGCCGGCACCCTCCTCGCCCTGACACGACGCTGGATGACAGCACGACAGGCGCAACTGCTGCCGCTTCTGCTCTGTTGCTGCGCTGTGACATTGGCAGGCTCGCTGGCCATGACACAGAGTTTGTTTGGCGGGTTTGATTCATTCCTGATGTTTGTCGATATCGGCGAAGTCTTAAAACTGGCTGCGGTAGCTCTTCTTCTGCTGCTTCCGTTTACCTGCGGGGCTCTGACCATCGGCTTGATCTTCACCCTCGAAACCGAACGCATCGGCAGCTACTATTTTGCCAACATGTTCGGTTCCGGTCTCGGTTGTTTGCTCGGTCTGGCAGGTCTCTCGCTGCTGCTGCCACAGCACTTGCCTCCCTGCTTCGGGTTTTTGGTTCTGGCAGCAGCGGCGCTGCTGTTGCCGGGCAGCAGGCCAGCTACACGCGTCTTCCTGGTGGTCAGCCTGGTGCTGGTGACGATCTTCCTGGTGCAGGCGACGGAACTGGAACTTTCGCAGTATAAAGATTTACGTCGCGCACTCGATCTGCCAGAGGCCACTATCCTGGCCAACCAACCTGCCGCGGCCGGTCAAATCCATATTGTGGACGCTCCGGTGCTGCGTGGCGCAGAGGGCGTCAGCTTAAACTGGTCGGGTGAAATGCCGCAAGCGCCGGCCGTCTTTATCAACGGCGACAGCATCGGCAGCCTGCCCCAGGCCGCGGGGGGGGACAGCCCCCGCAACGCATCAACCTTCGCCTTGCCCTATGCCCTGGGCATCCCTCGCAGAGTGCTGGTGCTCGACGCCGGCACCGGCGTCGATGTGGCCATGGCAATCGAGCAGGGAGCTGAAACAGTTGTTGCGGTTGAAGCGCATAAGCCCCTGGTTGAGCTGTTGCGCACAACAGCACCGACCCGCGTCAGTCGAATATTCAACAACCCCAGGGTCACTTGGCAAACACTGGTTTCGCGAACCTGGCTCGCCCGCGATCAGCAGCAATACGACCTGATCATCCTGCCGAAAGTCGGCGGCTTTGGCGGCAATGCCGGGCTCTTTGCCCTGCACGAGCAGCCCCTGCTAACCCGCGAAGCCTTGCAGCAGGCCTGGAGCAAGCTCAGCCCTCAGGGGCTGCTGACCGTAACGAGTTGGGTCGATTATCCGGTACGCACACCGCTGCGTCTGCTGGCGACCCTGGTGGAAACCCTTGAAGAGGCGGGGGTCACAACTCCACACGACCGGATTGCTGCTGTCCGTAGCTGGGGAACCTTGACGTTTAATATCAAGCGGACGCCCTACACCAAGGTTGAGTTGGCCGCGATCAGGTCGTTTGCAAAGCGCTGGGCCTTTGATCCGGCCCTCTTGCCCGACCTCCGCCCGGAGGAGCGCCAGCACTTCAACCGTTTACAAGATGACTCCCTGTTCCAGCTTTTTGATGCGGTTCTGGGGTCCGAAAGAGCACAGCTCTACAACAACTATGCGTTCCGGATCAAACCGGTTGACGATGATCAGCCATTCTTCTCCCAGTTCCTGCGTTGGAGCCAACTCAATGCGCTGACCAGCCTCTACGGACAGCGCAACCTGCCCTTCATCGAACTGGGGATGCTGGTCGCTGTTCTGGCCGCCGGGGTGCTGTCGCTGCTGGCCACTTTGCTGATTCTGTTGCCATTGACCCGGCTGCCAAAGGGGAGTGGCACGCATTGGCAGGTGCTGATTTATTTTGGAGGGCTGGGCGTCGGTTATATGTGGACAGAGTTAGCCCTGATTCATTGCTTCGTTCTTTATCTCGGCCATCCGGTTTATGCGACGGCGCTGGTGGTTGCCGTTCTTCTGATCGGTTCAGCGACCGGCAGCGCACTGACAGGACGGTTCCGTGTTTGTCGCCCCTGGCGATGGACAGCCGCGACAAGCAGCATCCTGCTGCTCTATGTAATGCTGCTTGGGATGCTCTTGGAGACGACGCTGCCGCTGGCAATGCCGCTACGTACGGCCCTGGCGGTCTTGGTGCTGGCACCGGCCGCAGTGATCATGGGCATGCCTTTCCCGCTCGGGCTGAGGCTTCTCAACCAGGCGCACCGGGCCGAGGTCCCCTGGGCCTGGGGAATCAACAGCTGTCTCTCGGTGGTAGGTGCAGTGCTTGCAACCCTTCTCGCCGTTGAGTTCGGCTACAGCCTTTTACTGCTGCTTGCAGCGACGGCCTATCTGTTGCCGACAACGATTCGCTTCCGGGTTTCCTAG
- a CDS encoding EAL domain-containing protein: MNGSRKSFPQLPQDFQSLYQNTPMMMHSIDVNGSLLSVSNSWLEKLEYSRDEVIGKKLTDFFTEESKIFAEETILPHFFKAGSVVDIPYQMLKKNGEAIDVLISAKSVRDEEGNFLYSMAGIVDVTERKKAEEEVQRLAHYDILTGQPNRFLLEERLQHALSQAQRDENEVGVLFVDLDRFKWVNDTLGHACGDQLLKKVASKLQRCVRQGDTVARIGGDEFVIVLYGFDSDDEPPHFAQRFLEALAQPVTLEGVEVFNSASIGIAIYPMDGKDVDTLLRNADTAMYAAKNLGRNTYQFYSGDMNERVLAKLGMENRMRKSFKEGAFFLEYQPQFDIRTRKVCGYEALARWRDPEHGLIPPTEFIKVAEESGLIYSLGEWVLSTACAQAKTWHDAGLPKVRMAVNVSATQFRRHDFIEMVEGILEDSGLDPNYLEIELTESLVMEDIEQGLERLTDLKVRHIKLAIDDFGTGYSSLLYLKKFPFDRIKIAQEFVQDIPDDTEDMAIVEAIIGLACSLNLEVIAEGVETRKQFNYLYASRCSEIQGFYFSPPQSADNLTSFMQHETCPLPQ, translated from the coding sequence ATGAATGGCTCACGCAAAAGCTTTCCCCAGCTACCCCAAGATTTCCAGTCTCTTTATCAGAATACTCCGATGATGATGCACTCGATCGATGTCAATGGGTCTCTGCTCAGCGTCAGTAATAGCTGGTTGGAAAAACTTGAGTACAGCCGTGATGAAGTTATTGGTAAAAAACTGACCGATTTTTTTACAGAGGAGTCCAAAATCTTCGCCGAAGAGACCATCCTGCCACATTTTTTCAAAGCGGGTTCGGTTGTCGACATCCCTTACCAGATGCTTAAAAAGAACGGTGAGGCTATTGATGTTTTGATCTCTGCCAAATCCGTACGCGATGAGGAGGGAAACTTTCTCTACAGCATGGCGGGAATCGTTGATGTGACGGAACGCAAAAAGGCGGAAGAAGAGGTGCAACGTCTCGCCCACTACGATATTCTCACCGGGCAGCCGAACCGCTTTTTGCTTGAAGAACGACTGCAACACGCTCTGAGTCAGGCGCAACGTGACGAAAATGAGGTCGGGGTGCTCTTTGTCGACCTGGATCGCTTCAAATGGGTCAATGATACGCTCGGCCATGCCTGTGGCGACCAGCTGCTTAAAAAGGTTGCCAGTAAACTGCAGCGCTGTGTGCGTCAGGGTGACACGGTGGCGCGGATCGGTGGCGATGAATTTGTCATCGTTCTCTATGGATTCGATTCCGATGATGAACCGCCGCATTTTGCCCAACGTTTCCTCGAGGCCCTGGCACAACCGGTCACCCTTGAGGGGGTAGAGGTCTTCAATAGTGCCAGTATCGGCATTGCTATTTATCCTATGGACGGCAAGGATGTTGACACCCTGCTGCGAAATGCCGATACCGCCATGTATGCCGCCAAAAATCTCGGCCGCAATACCTACCAGTTTTATTCCGGAGATATGAATGAGCGGGTTCTCGCCAAGCTCGGTATGGAAAATCGTATGCGCAAATCTTTTAAGGAGGGGGCCTTCTTTCTTGAGTATCAACCTCAGTTTGACATTCGTACCCGGAAAGTGTGTGGTTATGAAGCTCTGGCCCGTTGGCGGGATCCTGAACATGGCCTGATCCCACCGACAGAATTCATCAAGGTCGCCGAAGAGAGCGGGTTGATCTACTCCCTTGGTGAATGGGTCCTCTCAACAGCGTGTGCTCAAGCCAAAACCTGGCATGATGCTGGCCTTCCAAAGGTTCGTATGGCCGTCAATGTCTCCGCGACCCAGTTTCGGCGGCACGATTTTATCGAAATGGTCGAGGGCATTCTGGAAGATTCCGGGCTCGATCCGAACTATCTTGAGATTGAGTTGACGGAAAGTCTGGTTATGGAAGATATCGAGCAGGGTCTCGAGCGACTGACAGACCTCAAGGTCCGCCATATCAAACTGGCCATTGATGATTTCGGAACCGGTTATTCTTCGCTGCTGTATTTGAAGAAATTCCCTTTCGATCGCATCAAGATTGCCCAGGAATTTGTTCAGGACATTCCCGACGATACCGAAGATATGGCCATCGTCGAGGCGATTATAGGCCTAGCCTGCAGTCTCAATCTCGAAGTGATCGCCGAGGGCGTCGAGACGCGCAAACAGTTTAATTATCTCTACGCGTCCCGCTGCAGCGAAATCCAGGGCTTTTATTTCTCGCCACCGCAATCCGCTGACAACCTGACCTCATTTATGCAGCACGAGACCTGTCCTTTGCCCCAATAA
- a CDS encoding MBL fold metallo-hydrolase, which translates to MQELGLFRYLQASFFSGLIDDPVMLINIRPTGRGILLDCGQLHHLAKRVLRSIDALFISHAHMDHLMGFDHLLRHALVAPRTIKIHGPPGIAERISHKLAGYDWNLTEEHWCTFEVNEVHPQQIKQFEFAGSRGFTLQHRQSLPRHDRVIYQARHLKVEAEICDHKIPVLIFRVTEAPSFLIDRQRLDEEKLLPGPWLKDLEKRFYADGCGNGPIDIWKGTAEGHRVETVDNAEALYRKICRDVSPASIGYMTDIGMTQENLSQVYELMRDVTLLVSECTFLAEDEEKARISAHLCSTDLNRISRRIKPVLLMPMHLSKAYISDTQRLYAELDPPNGTQLLQLPDYMTPRPLLPSELPSPILRR; encoded by the coding sequence ATGCAAGAGCTAGGGCTGTTCCGTTATCTGCAAGCGAGCTTTTTCTCCGGCTTGATCGATGATCCGGTCATGCTCATCAATATCCGGCCAACCGGTCGTGGCATCCTGCTCGACTGCGGTCAACTCCACCACCTGGCGAAACGGGTATTGCGCTCGATTGATGCCCTTTTTATCAGCCACGCCCACATGGACCACCTGATGGGCTTCGATCACCTCCTGCGACACGCCCTGGTTGCACCACGAACCATAAAGATCCACGGGCCGCCCGGTATTGCCGAACGGATCAGTCACAAGCTCGCAGGCTACGACTGGAACCTGACCGAGGAACACTGGTGTACCTTCGAGGTTAATGAAGTTCACCCGCAACAGATCAAGCAATTTGAGTTTGCCGGCAGTCGAGGATTCACATTACAACACCGGCAAAGCCTTCCACGGCATGATCGAGTCATTTACCAGGCCCGTCATCTGAAGGTCGAAGCCGAGATCTGCGATCACAAGATACCGGTGCTGATCTTCCGGGTCACCGAAGCGCCGTCTTTCCTGATCGACAGGCAGCGCCTCGATGAAGAGAAGCTCTTGCCAGGGCCATGGCTCAAGGATCTGGAGAAGCGTTTTTATGCCGACGGCTGCGGCAACGGGCCTATTGACATATGGAAAGGCACGGCCGAGGGCCACAGGGTTGAGACGGTCGATAATGCAGAAGCTCTCTATCGAAAAATCTGTCGAGACGTGTCGCCTGCCAGCATCGGCTACATGACCGACATCGGCATGACACAGGAGAACCTGAGCCAGGTCTATGAGCTTATGAGGGACGTCACGCTGCTGGTCTCGGAGTGCACTTTTCTTGCGGAAGACGAAGAAAAGGCCCGCATTTCTGCTCACCTCTGCTCAACCGACCTGAACCGGATCAGTCGACGCATCAAGCCCGTCCTTCTAATGCCGATGCATCTGAGCAAAGCATACATCAGCGACACGCAACGCCTCTATGCGGAGCTTGATCCACCTAACGGAACACAACTCCTGCAGTTGCCGGATTACATGACACCGCGCCCCCTGCTACCAAGCGAACTGCCAAGCCCCATCCTTCGACGGTGA
- a CDS encoding MucR family transcriptional regulator codes for MANVLEMAAEIVAAHASSTTMSKEDILAEIQEVYATLSALEKGEDVATTEKVQEDNSPVVSKRKAFGKNQIFCMICGKGFTTLKRHLAAAHDMTAKEYRNQFDIPAGTPLASKAYSECRKQMAIDRDLAGGLAKARAAKGKAKKK; via the coding sequence ATGGCAAATGTTCTTGAAATGGCCGCTGAAATAGTAGCGGCACATGCTTCATCTACAACTATGTCAAAGGAAGATATTTTAGCAGAGATCCAAGAAGTCTATGCGACTTTGTCAGCACTTGAAAAAGGTGAGGATGTAGCAACGACGGAAAAGGTTCAAGAGGATAACTCTCCTGTAGTATCAAAGCGTAAAGCCTTTGGAAAAAACCAGATATTCTGCATGATCTGTGGAAAGGGTTTTACCACTCTCAAGCGGCATCTTGCTGCTGCTCACGATATGACCGCTAAGGAATATCGTAACCAGTTTGACATTCCTGCAGGAACGCCTCTGGCTTCTAAGGCATACTCTGAGTGCAGAAAGCAGATGGCTATTGATCGTGATCTGGCTGGTGGGTTAGCCAAGGCAAGAGCGGCTAAGGGCAAGGCAAAAAAGAAGTAG
- a CDS encoding DoxX family protein, producing the protein MQNFIVLCQIIIALGIFNVWIIRYGKETNWRGGEAKNMKEEFAAYGLPGGFMVFIGAAKIFLAICLIIGIWLPLLVKPAAMAMAFLMIGAVSMHVKVKDSLQKSLPAFTMLLLSLVVSVG; encoded by the coding sequence ATGCAGAATTTTATTGTTCTATGTCAGATCATCATTGCGCTTGGCATATTCAATGTTTGGATTATACGCTATGGCAAAGAAACCAACTGGCGCGGCGGCGAAGCTAAAAATATGAAAGAAGAATTTGCTGCTTATGGATTGCCTGGTGGGTTTATGGTTTTTATAGGTGCAGCAAAAATCTTTTTGGCCATCTGCCTAATTATCGGAATATGGCTTCCTTTGTTAGTCAAACCAGCGGCAATGGCAATGGCTTTTCTGATGATTGGAGCTGTATCAATGCATGTCAAAGTTAAAGACTCATTGCAAAAGTCATTGCCCGCATTTACCATGTTACTATTATCCCTTGTGGTTTCAGTTGGCTAG
- a CDS encoding MmcQ/YjbR family DNA-binding protein has product MNFETLLSYLLQKPGATEDFPFDNVTLVVKVSGKMFALVGINNDPLRINLKCDPIKAEFLRQQHPAVLPGYHMNKRHWNTVVLDDTIADAEIYSMIDDSYDLVLQGLPKAKRPVA; this is encoded by the coding sequence ATGAATTTCGAAACCCTGCTGAGCTACCTGCTGCAAAAGCCTGGTGCCACAGAGGATTTTCCTTTCGATAACGTGACCCTGGTCGTCAAGGTCAGCGGCAAAATGTTTGCCCTGGTCGGTATCAATAACGACCCTCTACGCATCAACCTCAAGTGTGACCCGATAAAGGCGGAGTTCCTGCGCCAACAACACCCGGCAGTTTTGCCCGGATACCATATGAACAAGCGTCACTGGAACACGGTCGTTCTCGACGACACCATCGCCGATGCAGAAATCTACAGCATGATAGACGATTCCTACGACCTCGTTCTGCAGGGACTGCCTAAAGCAAAGCGGCCAGTGGCATAA
- a CDS encoding nucleoside phosphorylase — MTQQPLYHIGFGKHDLGAVAPTAALLCGDPERAQRIAKETDGVSCLATLSENRGLHSYLCERTDGGKFIASTSGMGAPSLSIVVNELVSVGIRTIIRVGTSGGIATEVKAGDLVISNAALCRQGAALDIAPVEFPAAADPYVTLALAGAAKKLDIRSHLGVTASVDTFYEGQERSDSANPFLLRSLKGISEEYRQLKILNYEMEAGTLFKMGLVYGFAAGCVCAVLAERLVAESVDLAVKQQAERDAVRVALAALQGLCSD, encoded by the coding sequence ATGACCCAGCAACCCCTTTACCATATCGGTTTCGGCAAACATGACCTCGGGGCGGTAGCGCCGACCGCCGCGCTGCTCTGCGGCGACCCGGAGCGGGCACAACGCATCGCAAAAGAGACCGACGGTGTCAGCTGCCTGGCGACCCTCTCAGAAAACCGTGGACTACACAGCTACCTGTGTGAAAGGACCGATGGCGGCAAGTTTATCGCATCGACCAGCGGCATGGGGGCACCATCACTGTCGATCGTTGTCAACGAACTGGTGTCAGTCGGCATCCGCACCATCATCAGGGTCGGCACCAGCGGCGGCATCGCAACAGAGGTCAAGGCCGGTGACCTGGTGATTTCGAACGCCGCGCTCTGCCGACAAGGTGCCGCCTTGGATATCGCGCCGGTCGAGTTCCCTGCCGCTGCCGACCCCTATGTCACCCTGGCGCTGGCCGGAGCGGCGAAAAAACTCGACATCAGATCGCATTTGGGCGTTACGGCAAGCGTCGACACCTTCTACGAAGGCCAGGAACGCAGCGACTCGGCCAACCCGTTCCTGTTGCGTTCCCTGAAGGGAATCAGCGAGGAGTACCGGCAGCTGAAGATCCTCAATTACGAGATGGAGGCCGGAACCCTTTTCAAAATGGGCCTGGTTTATGGCTTTGCCGCAGGCTGCGTCTGCGCGGTTCTGGCTGAAAGGCTGGTCGCCGAGTCCGTCGACCTGGCTGTTAAGCAACAAGCCGAGCGAGATGCGGTGCGGGTTGCGCTGGCGGCGCTTCAGGGTTTGTGCAGTGACTGA